The nucleotide sequence CACCGAACCCCGCGCGCGCATCATTTATCTTCTGTGTGCGTCTCGTTTTGGACGGCTGGGTGACGTTGGTCTCGAATGCGTGCAGACGAGGTCCAAGAGATACCTGGAGATACAGAAGCTGAGGGAGAGCAAGAAGGAGTACGACGTGCCCATGGCCATCTCGCTCATGAAGCAGGTCGCCAACACCCGCTTCGTCGAGTCCGCGGAGGCGCATTTCCGCATGAACCTCGACCCCAAGTACAATGACCAGCAGCTCCGGGCCACGGTACCGTTTcatttcttcttcctgttgttctctCTCTCTTCCGTTGTTTGATTTGTGTTTTTGCTTGTGACCGCAGGTCAATTTGCCCAAGGGGACGGGACAGACCGTGAAAATTGCAGTTCTCACCCAAGGTGAGTGACCACCGGTTGCATGTTGTTTGGACATGGTTATCGCCCAATCCGATGCAAATTGCACTCTATGATGCATGTGTTAAACAGAGTTATGATGCATGGGCTTGATCGAGTTTAGAGCACGCTGACTTCAATTGAATTGGTCAATATGATACTTCTTTGTATAAAGCACCAATGATGTTTTGCTGCACAATGTGGTCGATATGGTAAAAATGAGTGTGCCATAGCAAACTCCGTTGGCTGTTACTAGTTTCAAGTAGTGACAACCGATGAACTTGCATTCCACATAGGCTTGTCTATCTGCAGTTCATGTCTCATTCAATTGATAAATATTATGCTTACAGTTATCTTGCTCTTCTTTTGGAGTTGAAAAGCCATAAATGTATCAtaattgaatgctcatattgggtTGATCAAAATTGTGTCTTAGGGGTAACTCAGCAGAAGCTCTCAATCAGTACACATTATGTTCATGGTGTACCTAGTTCTGTTCATACACGTAGGATGTTGGGCATACCACTTTGGATTCATTTTCTTGATGCTATGATGCATAGACTTGTTGAATAATGTAAACTTCCATTTCACAGTCTTTTGTTATACTATGTTATTCTTACCTGGTTATGCTCAGAAAATCGGCTGCCTTATATAGTGATTCTCTGATGTCTTGCAGGTGAGAAGATAGATGAGGCAAGGGCTGCAGGCGCTGATATTGTTGGCTCAGATGACTTGATTGAACAAATAAAAGGAGGATTCATGGAGTTTGACAAATTGATTGCGTCACCTGATATGATGCCTAAGGTATGGCAGTGGAACTAGCTTTGTGCGGATCATCTTTGAAGTCTTTCTTGTTTGATGAAGCTTCCCTATCCACATGCAAGGTTGTTGGGCATATTTAGCTAAGCAATTTGTCGGACACTTCTCGGAAACGGATTTTACTAGGAAATAATACAGTGATGCCTTTTTATTTGTGATGATGGTCAAAGATATTCCATTGGAATGTATTTTTCCTTTTGTTGTATTGCATTCCCTTTACTCAAACATTCCCTTTCTCAGGTTGCCAGCTTGGGTAAGATTCTAGGACCAAGAGGATTGATGCCCAACCCCAAAGCTGGTACTGTTTCTCCAAACATTACTCAGGTACTGTGGAGACTTTATTTGGTTTCCCGTAAATATTGCTTGTGAATCATCAATCATGTCAATCTTGTTTGGACTGGGTATTGTGACAGTGAAAGTGGGTGAAAAGTAGGTAGTTGCCCGTCCAACTTCATTACCCAGATATTCACAGGTTGCTTCCTTGGCTAATTGCATATATTTCCGTAGCTGAAGGCTCGTACATAGAGATATGTATTGTGCAACTCGAATGTGTAGTTTGGTTGTGCTAGGGAAAGTCAAGGCAGCGTGAGAGGAAAGTAGAAGATGTTGATTTGGCAGTTTGTGGCAGTGAAATGCTAATAATTTTTAATCCGCGAGTTGCCTTGGTAAGGTTGAAAGTATAGTAACATAATAATCAACTTAAGGTAGAGTGGGTTAGTTGACTGTAAGGTAGGACTACCAAGTCTACCATTGTTACTGACATTTGAGTTGATGGATTTTAGCACCTAGTCTCAAAGCCTTGAGTACCTGAAACCACTTAGGATTGCATAATTAGGACTAACACATCATTTTTAtttatatagtactccctctgttcccaaatatttgtctttctagatatttcaaatggacaacaacatacggatgtatgtagacatattttagagtgtagattcactcattttgcttcgtatgtagtcacttgttgaaatcactAGAAAGACAaagatttaggaacggagggagtaaataggTAGCATTTCTTCTTGAATACCTGAATGTTAATCTATATTCATCCTTGCAAGACTATCATGATACACTGCAGCTATACAGGACTGCAGCAACACATACAGTACAATCTTGATAAAAGTTGTTGACACTGATAAATGATCTTATCACACATTGTATTCATAAATTCTCTTTTTTTGTGATATTGCGACATCCATCTGGCTATGGTCTGCCGTGTGAATTTTTTTTCTCTGCTAGTCATCTCTGGAGTAAGTTTGCAGCTGAACTTCTGGTGGTATCCTGTCTGCAGGCTTTCCTATGCAGAAGTTGCCCTTTACTTTTGCTGATCGTGAATATAAGTCATTCTAGAACTCGTGCCAGTCAATTTTTATTTTTGGTTTGGCCTTCAATGTATAAAAACTAATGCAAACTGGTCACAGGAATTTggtatcactagattcatcatctTAAATATATTTCCATACTGTATAGTTGTATGATTTGTGGCAGCAACATAGTATGAGATAAATTAGTTGTTGAAGTGGTATGGATTACCTTGAAGGTCGTGTTGGCATCGAGAACGACCTAATAGTTGAGAGTATTATTTGATCTGTTTATGCTGTACCAACTTAAAATTGAGCCAATCAGCCCCAATCTTGTACTACCTATGTAACATTTTATAAGATGTTTTTAGAGCCTATGACATtgtcaaaaacatcttatattaagttacagagGGAGTAGCAGTTAAATTTTTATACTGTCAATGGAGAGTGGTGAGCTTGATTATGCTAATTGTGCAAATGGTTCCAGGCTATCGATGAGTTCAAGAAAGGTAAAGTTGAATTCAGAGTTGATAAGACAGGGATTGCACATATTCCTTTCGGCAAGGTTAACTTCCCTGAAGAAGACCTTATTGCAAACTTCATGGCAGTTGTTGTAAGATATCTGCTCTTATAAACATCTCTTTTGTTGTCACTCTCAGAGTTTATGTTTACTTACCTTTTGCCATATCTTCCCAGCGCTCTATTGAGAGGAACAAGCCATCTGGTGCAAAGGGGATATACTGGAAAACGGCATATGTATGCTCATCAATGGGACCTTCAATCAAGCTAAACATAAAAGAAATGCTCGACTATGGCGCTGATTCGTCTAACTAGATGTCACCACGAGCACCAATTAAGTCATCAGGCATTTGCTACCAACTTCACAGGCTTGACTATCCATCCCTTGTGATAAATACACACCGAGAAACACGACTGTGGGGGAACACTGGGAGGTGCTTAGGTACAGTTTTTTTTTAGTTTCACGGACATCCGACGTCAGCAGTTAAACAGTGCCCTGATCAACAAACGGGCGGTATTGTTGGTCGTTTGTATTTATGAGCAAATTATGCATGCACTTACAGATGTATTTTTGTCTGATGTTTGTTGTAATGTTCATCATTTTGTCAATAGTCATCCTTGAGCTTCAGCCAATATCATGTCCTCACCCGCCGTCATCGTAAAGTTGCTGCGGTTCTTGAACCATACTTTTTTTGAGTAATTGTAGGAGTAAAATTTgtgtaaaaaaaataaaataaaatgagtaGTCTTCGCTATGTGAATTTTATTTTAACAGCAAACTTGGGATCAATCATTTGCCTAGTTGCACTATATTTTTCCTCCTGTGGATTGTATGAGGTTGTATCGCGTCTGAAACCCCTTTTTTTTAGAAATATCGGGTCTGAAACCTAAAGTGAAAACTTTGGTAAGATTTTTCTCCTGCAGACTGAATGGGGTCGTGTCGTGGAGGGATGCTTCGGTAAAATGCCAGTGACGCGTAATTTATCAGAAGGTCCAGCAGTGACAAAGTGGTAAGATGCTTCTACAGGTTATTAGTGTAGTGAGTAGTCTAGGTAATCATACGATTATGTATGATGGCCTCTTTGAATCAAAAGATTTTCATAGTAATTATGGAGAACTCGAATTTTTTATACTTTTTAGGGATTTAGAATTTATTTTCTATGAGGTTGTTTTGTTTTTGTAGGATTATACCCATAGAAACTTTTCCTGATGATTGTACATTTGTACTAGACTTTTCATAAGAAATTTTTAATTGACTCGAACTTCTTGGGATCATCCTTTGTTTCTCTGACGATGCA is from Triticum aestivum cultivar Chinese Spring chromosome 1B, IWGSC CS RefSeq v2.1, whole genome shotgun sequence and encodes:
- the LOC123130973 gene encoding 50S ribosomal protein L1, chloroplastic isoform X1, with translation MATAAACASSLLAPPSASCAGPAASGALFPTSVPSLRAYPRLLLAFRRPAAAAVADPQGAAVLEEEEDEAPVQFDDVDEDYEDGYGGRGPAFTAPTRPRTGKAALPLKRDRTRSKRYLEIQKLRESKKEYDVPMAISLMKQVANTRFVESAEAHFRMNLDPKYNDQQLRATVNLPKGTGQTVKIAVLTQGEKIDEARAAGADIVGSDDLIEQIKGGFMEFDKLIASPDMMPKVASLGKILGPRGLMPNPKAGTVSPNITQAIDEFKKGKVEFRVDKTGIAHIPFGKVNFPEEDLIANFMAVVRSIERNKPSGAKGIYWKTAYVCSSMGPSIKLNIKEMLDYGADSSN
- the LOC123130973 gene encoding 50S ribosomal protein L1, chloroplastic isoform X2 is translated as MATAAACASSLLAPPSASCAGPAASGALFPTSVPSLRAYPRLLLAFRGPAFTAPTRPRTGKAALPLKRDRTRSKRYLEIQKLRESKKEYDVPMAISLMKQVANTRFVESAEAHFRMNLDPKYNDQQLRATVNLPKGTGQTVKIAVLTQGEKIDEARAAGADIVGSDDLIEQIKGGFMEFDKLIASPDMMPKVASLGKILGPRGLMPNPKAGTVSPNITQAIDEFKKGKVEFRVDKTGIAHIPFGKVNFPEEDLIANFMAVVRSIERNKPSGAKGIYWKTAYVCSSMGPSIKLNIKEMLDYGADSSN